The window CGGGCAAATCCCACAGCAGTTGCTGCTTTTGCCCCATCACCAGGGTAATTTGCCGTAAAAACGACGGCGTGCGGCGAAATGGAATTTGCCCAGCCACCCGAACCCGACCACTGGAGGGATAAATTAGACCCGTGAGCATCTTAAGCGTGGTTGTTTTACCCGCCCCATTCGGCCCCAAAAAACCCACCACTTCTCCGGGGTCAATTTGAAACGAGACCTGACGCACCGCCTCCACATTGCGATACGTGCGGCGGAAAAAGTGACGCAAGGTTCCCTTCAAACCAGGATCCTTAATCGCCACTGGATAAACCTTCTTCAATGCGTGAACGTCAATAATGGGCATATTGATAGCGCAACCCTCTTCATCAAAAAGACACAGGATTCTTTTCAGTCTGGTGTCCACGCAACAGCCAAGCGCCTTTCACTTTTTTTATCATGCTCAATGGTGCGGTTAAGGAGCCCAGCTATAACACCGATGGATCTGGCAAAAACCGATCATGACGAAATTCGCCGAGTTATTATCGCCCAACTCGAAGCCTTTCAAGCAGACGATGGCATTCAAGCCTTCTTATATGCAGCGCCCTCCATTCGCCGACAGTTTAAAACTGTCGCTAACTTTATGGAGATGGTGCAGCACGCTTACTATGCAGTCTATCGCCCCCGTGGCGTTCTTTTTGGAGAGTTGACTGAAATGCAGGGGTTTCCTGCCCAGGTTGTGTTTTTAATGGATCAAAACAATGATCTGGTCAAAGCCATGTATCTGATGCAGCAGCAACCGTCGATGGACTGGCGGATTGCAGGCTGTTTTTTGGTGCCTGTAGAAGAGATTTAATAGCCACTCAAGATGCCACGCCGTTTAGCAACTTGTTCTGCCCAACGGAACAAAAACAACCCGAGGCCCAAGTAAGCCCACCCATTGAGCAGTGCTAAGCCAAAGCTGCCCCAATCTAGCCCGACCCCCCGCGCCATTAAATCTCGCAATAGGGCTGTGCTGGGCAACATAGGCAGCAGATAGCGCAGATACTCCATTGGCCCTACCCACTCTTCTACTGGGGCAGCTAACAAAAACAACAGCAAAAATTGGAACACGCCCAATACCTGCTGCACTCGCTTAAACATAAGGGCGCAGGCCCCCATCATAAACGCGAGCCCATATCCTGCCATGACCAAAGAGAGCAAGGGACATATCAACGTCACGGGAAAAGACAAACGGCTGCCCGTAATGCCCATTAATAAAATGACCACCCCGACAATCAGCGTGAGCCGCAGCATTAAACTGGCAAAGGCTCTGGCCAAAAAGACCCGTGGCGCTCCATAGGGCGAGAGAAAGACCTGTTCTAAGGTGCCGGTCTGAGCTTCTAACTGCAGCCCGATCGCGATGTCATTGATGATGTAGAGAATTAACGTCCACAAAACATAGCCCACCACCACCGCATCCAAACGATCGCCAAAGGCAAAGCCTGGCCCAGCAATGTATTGAGCACTCAGAAACAGCCCATAGAAAACGGACGTAATCACGACTAAGCCTGCAATCACCTCTGCCGGGTAGCGAATGAACTGAATCCAGGTGCGTTTCAGTTCCCCAATAAATAGTTCCATCATGGTGTTCACTTCTGCGTGTCGTTGACGAGCTTGAGAAAAACCTGGGTTAAATCAGCGCGATCGCGGTGCACCGATAGCAGCGGCAGCGGACGCAACTTGGCCAAGACAGCATACAGCGCTTCAGAAGATCCCGAAAAAGCAATGTTCGACCCTTGAATATGGCCTCCTAAAGCCATAATTTCCTGGCACTGATTGGGCGTTAAGGTACCCTCAACTTCCAGGTGATAGGTCGAACCTGAGAATTGCTGGAGCAAGTCTTGGGTGGTTTGTTCAGCAATAATCCTGCCTTGGCGAATAATTGCCACCCGATCCGAGAGTTCTTCAGCCACGTTGAGCTGATGGGTGGTCAACAAAATAGCGCATCCATCCTTAGCAATTTGGCGCACAAGGGCTTTGACCGTTTCGCTAGCCTCCACATCCAACCCCAAGGTGGGTTCATCGAGCAACAGCAGTTGCGGGGCATGAATCAGGGCTACTGCGATCGCCAATTTTTGCTGCATGCCCCGTGAGAGTTTTTGCACTGGCGTCTGCCGCTTGTCATGCAAACCAAACTGCATCAGCAGATCGGCCCCTCGACGTCGCGCTCTCTTGCGCGGCACCTGCCGCAGGATACCGAAATACTCCAGGTTCTCTTCGGGGGTGAGGCGCCAATACAAGTTTCGATTTCCTTCTAGCACTGCCCCAATATGGCGTAGCGCCTTCGCTGTTCGATGAGGGTTTTCCCCCATAATGCTGACCTGCCCTCGATCAGGTCGCACCAGCCCTGCCATCATCTTGATGGTCGTCGTCTTACCAGCACCATTCGGCCCTAAAAAGGCCAACACCTCTCCTTGCTGGAGCGTTAACGAGACCTGCCGTACCGCCTCAAAGCGCCGCTTGCCACGACCATAGGTTTTTGTCAGGTCGCGGACTGCTAGCACCCGAGGGCGATCCGGCACAGCCGGAGCATGAGTTTGGGAAGGATCATTCACGAGACGCACAACACGCTCCACTTCTTGGATCAAACGTCGAATTCTTCACCAATCTTAATACTATGTGTTGACTTGATGATTCCTAGGGAACTCTTGGTTCAAGATACTTGCCCCTCGCGACATTCTTTATGGCATTTGTTAGCATGAGTTTAAGGCATAAACAATTTTTGGCTTCTGGGGTGCAAGAAATAGCTGGGTGCAACCCGTTATCAGGTACATTTGCCATTCAATTGTATGTCTTAACGAGCACCAGATCAGGGTTTACAGGTCGTTTAACCGATTGAGAAATTACGATTGAGTCAGCAAGGCTCCCTGATCCAGCATCGATTTTTACAGCTCAAAAACTCTAGAAAATTTACTGTTTAGTGGGTAAAGCTGCCAACGCAGAAGCCACCTGTGCATTCTGAAAATTTCTTGGGAACTTTTAGAAATTTTTTCCCTTCAGGAATCGTAGAAAATTTTGCCCTTAATCAGTATTACGACATGGATTTTGTGAATGTTAGTTCGCATGCCTTGTCTTTGAAAGGTTAACAAAGCATCATGCAAGAAAACTATTATTTCTATTACTCAGATTCAAATTTTACCGAGCATGGGGCGCACTTAGGGCACAATGCAAACAGCGCTAATGCAGTGGCAAACCTAGGGTTTCCGTCATTATTGGGCTATCATGAAGCGCTTCCAGGTATACAGCTGCCTAAGGTCTTGCATCCCTTCGCGCCTCAAGCGCCTTCTGAAAAGCTCATCAAGCGCTACAGCATTCAGAGCAAGATCAAGGTTGTAAAGCTGCCAATCCCTTGGCCATTTGGCCGAGTCTCACATAAATTGACGGCGACTAGCACGCTTATCTGTAAGTACTATCTACCGGTGTTTATTCGGCCTGCAGTTCGCGTTGTTCACAGTCGCAACTGGAATTTTATTAAAGCAGCTGTGAAGAATAAAATTCCAGCCATTTATGAGCATCATCATTATGTCAATAGAAAGTTTGAACCAGAGATTGTTAATAGCCCTTATTTTCGAGTCACAGTAACGGTTGCACAACCTGTTTTAGACAGTCTGGTCGCAACGGGTATGCCCCCTGAAAAAATTGTGATGCTGCACAGTGGCTTTAACCAGAATTTTCTAGGTCGTCACCCAGAAAAAGCTCAGCAGTGGCGAGCAAAAATACTCAGTAATTCTGACGAAAAGCTGGTTATTTATGCAGGAGGGTTATATGGCTTCAAGGGAGTCGACCTGCTGCTGGAGGTTGCGCAACAGCTGCCCACCGTTAAATTTGCGATCGCAGGCGGTAAAGATTCACAGATCCAGCACTACCAGCGCTTGATCCAGTCTATGCAGCTGGAAAACGTGACGTTATTGGGCTGCCTCCCCCATACTGACCTGTCACCGTTACTCCAAGCTGCGGATTTGCTGGCCCATCCTCATTTGGCCACGCGGGAAGCCACTTTTACCTCTCCGCTCAAGTTTTTTGAGTACATGGCGTCCGGGACGCCGATTGTTGCCTCCAAAATCGTCACGCTCCAAGAGTTTACGAAATCTCCTGCTAGTGTCGTTTGGTGTGACCCTGACGATCCTAAAGAATTTGCTCAGAGCATCCAATTTGCCTTAGACCACTATCCAAGACGTGCAGACGGCTATTCAGACACCCTCGCGTTTGTGAATCAATTCTCCTGGGAAAGCAGAATGAAGACCATTCTGTCTTATGTGGAGAAAGCAGCCTGATTTGCCCGCATAAACGCCCATCCATCCCACCCTAGACCCCAGACCCTAAACCCCGGCGTTACCTAGATATCCCGAACTCAATCGCAAACAGACTGCACGCCCTCTGAATTCGTCTCTACAGCACTCAAAAAGTCGGCTGACAAAGACGGCATAGGCCTTGAACGAGCACCTCATTGATCTTGCAGCTGCTGTCACAGTCAAACGGACGTCAGCAATCATGCCACAATCGATGCTGGGGTTTTAAGGGCATGATTTGTGAAATTCTTATTCATTATTGATCCCATCCATCTACTGGATCCGGGACATGATACCAGTGTGGCGTTGATGGAAGCGGCCCAGGTACAAGGCCACGAAGTCTGGATCACCCAAGCCAACTGGCTGGGGGTTGAGGCTAGCAACGCCACTGCCCAGATGCAGCCAGTGACGTTGAAACCCGTCACCCTGCAGGCAGGCCACTGGGTCGCTGACAAGGACTGGTACCACCTAGGCGAGATTACCTACCAGCCTTTGGAAGCAGTGGATGCAGTCTTTATGAGGACAGATCCACCCGTTACCATTCCCTACCTCTATGCCACCTACATTTTGGATTATGTCGACCCCAGTAAAACGCTGGTGGTAAATTCGCCCCAGGGGATTCGGACTGCCAATGAAAAGATGTATGCCTTGCAGTTCACGGAGGCCATTCCTGAAACCATCGTCAGCCAGGATAAAGCGGTCATTCGCAAAACCGTGGAGCGCTGGGGTCAGGCCGTGCTGAAACCCTTAGGTGGCAAAGCGGGGGAA is drawn from Leptolyngbya sp. SIO1E4 and contains these coding sequences:
- a CDS encoding glycosyltransferase, with the protein product MQENYYFYYSDSNFTEHGAHLGHNANSANAVANLGFPSLLGYHEALPGIQLPKVLHPFAPQAPSEKLIKRYSIQSKIKVVKLPIPWPFGRVSHKLTATSTLICKYYLPVFIRPAVRVVHSRNWNFIKAAVKNKIPAIYEHHHYVNRKFEPEIVNSPYFRVTVTVAQPVLDSLVATGMPPEKIVMLHSGFNQNFLGRHPEKAQQWRAKILSNSDEKLVIYAGGLYGFKGVDLLLEVAQQLPTVKFAIAGGKDSQIQHYQRLIQSMQLENVTLLGCLPHTDLSPLLQAADLLAHPHLATREATFTSPLKFFEYMASGTPIVASKIVTLQEFTKSPASVVWCDPDDPKEFAQSIQFALDHYPRRADGYSDTLAFVNQFSWESRMKTILSYVEKAA
- a CDS encoding ABC transporter permease, whose translation is MMELFIGELKRTWIQFIRYPAEVIAGLVVITSVFYGLFLSAQYIAGPGFAFGDRLDAVVVGYVLWTLILYIINDIAIGLQLEAQTGTLEQVFLSPYGAPRVFLARAFASLMLRLTLIVGVVILLMGITGSRLSFPVTLICPLLSLVMAGYGLAFMMGACALMFKRVQQVLGVFQFLLLFLLAAPVEEWVGPMEYLRYLLPMLPSTALLRDLMARGVGLDWGSFGLALLNGWAYLGLGLFLFRWAEQVAKRRGILSGY
- the gshB gene encoding glutathione synthase, with protein sequence MKFLFIIDPIHLLDPGHDTSVALMEAAQVQGHEVWITQANWLGVEASNATAQMQPVTLKPVTLQAGHWVADKDWYHLGEITYQPLEAVDAVFMRTDPPVTIPYLYATYILDYVDPSKTLVVNSPQGIRTANEKMYALQFTEAIPETIVSQDKAVIRKTVERWGQAVLKPLGGKAGEGILFLEAGDRNFNSMIEISTGRGREPVMIQTYLPEAKDGDKRIILLHGEPIGAVNRIPTGKEFRGNMAVGGRVAQVGITDRDREICSQLAPTLRQDGLIFVGIDVIGGYLTEVNVTSPTGIREIDRLEGVSLGQQVIEWVNNTIS
- a CDS encoding DUF4864 domain-containing protein; this encodes MDLAKTDHDEIRRVIIAQLEAFQADDGIQAFLYAAPSIRRQFKTVANFMEMVQHAYYAVYRPRGVLFGELTEMQGFPAQVVFLMDQNNDLVKAMYLMQQQPSMDWRIAGCFLVPVEEI
- a CDS encoding ABC transporter ATP-binding protein, encoding MLAVRDLTKTYGRGKRRFEAVRQVSLTLQQGEVLAFLGPNGAGKTTTIKMMAGLVRPDRGQVSIMGENPHRTAKALRHIGAVLEGNRNLYWRLTPEENLEYFGILRQVPRKRARRRGADLLMQFGLHDKRQTPVQKLSRGMQQKLAIAVALIHAPQLLLLDEPTLGLDVEASETVKALVRQIAKDGCAILLTTHQLNVAEELSDRVAIIRQGRIIAEQTTQDLLQQFSGSTYHLEVEGTLTPNQCQEIMALGGHIQGSNIAFSGSSEALYAVLAKLRPLPLLSVHRDRADLTQVFLKLVNDTQK